In Helicobacter anatolicus, a single genomic region encodes these proteins:
- the hypA gene encoding hydrogenase/urease nickel incorporation protein HypA, with the protein MHEYSVVASLIELCEENAKKHHAKEIKKIVVSIGVRSGMDKSLFISAFETFREESIFCKDSLLEIIDQCVVLECKGCKHQFETQEMEYGICPKCQENDLQIIKGTEMFLMNLELLQEEDV; encoded by the coding sequence ATGCATGAATATTCTGTTGTAGCTTCATTGATTGAATTGTGTGAGGAAAATGCTAAAAAGCATCATGCAAAAGAAATTAAAAAAATTGTTGTTTCTATTGGTGTGCGTAGTGGAATGGATAAGAGTCTTTTTATCAGCGCGTTTGAAACTTTTAGAGAAGAAAGTATTTTTTGTAAAGATAGTTTGCTAGAAATTATTGATCAATGTGTTGTTTTGGAATGCAAGGGATGCAAACATCAATTTGAGACACAAGAGATGGAATATGGGATTTGTCCCAAATGTCAAGAGAATGATTTGCAGATTATTAAAGGGACTGAAATGTTTTTAATGAATCTGGAATTGTTGCAGGAAGAGGATGTATGA
- the mua gene encoding nickel-binding protein Mua, which yields MKDFEAYFQQLSEIKETWEIYQIFEGERKKFLSEVQGYNAEIQAHQEILKDYRRQIREAKQELESIFALKQKEEIELEALKENKSKQKLKNIIKSLHQERQKIKEKKHEFMPSVLKEVEVYDQNKQKQTLQPVYNIYGEDLYKKYRVNLKESRELKNKVMELELENMQLKVEIRDFYTEMALKERTEFKSKEEK from the coding sequence ATGAAAGACTTTGAAGCATATTTTCAACAACTTAGTGAAATTAAAGAAACTTGGGAAATTTATCAGATTTTTGAGGGGGAGCGAAAAAAATTTTTAAGTGAAGTGCAAGGATATAATGCGGAAATTCAAGCGCATCAAGAGATTTTAAAAGATTATCGTAGGCAAATTAGAGAGGCAAAACAAGAATTAGAATCTATTTTTGCCCTAAAACAAAAAGAGGAAATAGAGCTAGAGGCTCTTAAGGAAAACAAGAGTAAACAAAAGTTGAAAAATATCATCAAGTCTCTGCATCAAGAAAGGCAAAAAATTAAAGAGAAAAAGCATGAATTTATGCCTAGTGTATTAAAAGAAGTAGAGGTTTATGATCAAAATAAACAGAAGCAAACCTTGCAGCCGGTGTATAATATTTATGGTGAAGATTTATATAAAAAATATCGCGTTAATCTTAAGGAAAGTCGAGAATTGAAAAATAAGGTTATGGAACTTGAGTTGGAAAATATGCAATTAAAAGTTGAAATTCGTGATTTTTATACTGAAATGGCTTTAAAAGAACGTACGGAATTTAAATCCAAGGAGGAAAAATGA
- the lpxB gene encoding lipid-A-disaccharide synthase — MKLLVSALEPSSNEHLKILVKELPPEVELIGIFDESLGKPLYSPKEFSVMMFFDVLKKIFFFMKAQKQMLELAEQADKILFLDSSSFHIPLGKKIKKKFPHKEIIYYILPQVWAWKSWRAKEIEATFDRLGAILPFEVKYYKNKAQYVGHPLMDTIKHFRHSVYGDGIIFMPGSRKSEIKRIFPVFVELAQKFFPNKKKILVVPKIFSNANLKEIYGKGVENFEISFDAHKSLYMGEFAFICSGTATLEAALIGIPFVLGYKARNIEFQILKKMVKVKYIGLANIFFNALNGEEAGRGEKKLHPELLQDALNAESLFEAYCKMDKQEFFTQASRLREYLGHGSAKTIALWLEDDVY; from the coding sequence ATGAAATTATTAGTTAGTGCTCTAGAGCCTAGTTCTAATGAACATTTGAAAATCTTGGTAAAGGAGTTGCCTCCTGAAGTTGAGTTGATTGGAATTTTTGATGAGAGTTTGGGAAAGCCTTTGTATTCTCCTAAAGAATTTTCTGTAATGATGTTTTTTGATGTTTTAAAGAAAATTTTCTTTTTTATGAAAGCACAAAAACAAATGTTGGAATTAGCAGAACAAGCTGATAAAATTTTATTTTTAGATTCTTCTTCATTTCATATTCCGCTAGGGAAAAAAATTAAAAAAAAGTTTCCACATAAAGAGATAATTTATTATATCTTACCACAAGTTTGGGCGTGGAAATCTTGGCGGGCAAAGGAGATTGAAGCAACTTTTGATCGTTTGGGGGCAATTTTACCCTTTGAGGTAAAATATTATAAAAATAAAGCGCAGTATGTAGGACATCCTTTAATGGATACTATCAAGCATTTTAGGCATTCTGTGTATGGAGATGGAATTATTTTTATGCCTGGTAGTAGAAAAAGTGAAATCAAGAGAATCTTCCCTGTTTTTGTGGAGTTAGCACAGAAGTTTTTTCCAAATAAAAAGAAGATTTTGGTGGTTCCAAAAATTTTTAGTAATGCAAATTTGAAAGAAATTTATGGCAAGGGGGTAGAGAATTTTGAAATTTCTTTTGATGCGCATAAAAGTTTATATATGGGTGAATTTGCTTTTATTTGTAGTGGAACAGCAACACTAGAAGCAGCATTAATTGGTATTCCTTTTGTATTAGGATATAAGGCAAGAAATATTGAATTTCAGATTCTTAAAAAAATGGTAAAAGTCAAATATATAGGGTTGGCAAATATCTTTTTTAATGCCTTAAATGGAGAGGAGGCAGGTAGGGGAGAGAAGAAATTGCATCCTGAATTATTGCAAGATGCATTGAATGCAGAATCCTTATTTGAAGCATATTGCAAAATGGATAAACAAGAATTTTTTACACAAGCAAGTAGATTAAGGGAATATTTGGGGCATGGGAGTGCAAAAACTATTGCACTCTGGCTAGAAGATGATGTTTATTAA
- the greA gene encoding transcription elongation factor GreA, producing MAKDPITQYGYEKLCADLKDLKEVQRPNIVKEIDIARDYGDLKENAEYHAAKEKQLFIEARINELTLLLANAQIIDPSTLSHDKVSFGSSVKILNLDTEKTFCYTIVGVVESDPSRGLISIASPIAKNLIGKSVGDEVSIVLPSGETDFEILEVFYKPIEFEV from the coding sequence ATGGCTAAAGATCCAATTACACAATATGGTTATGAAAAGCTTTGTGCAGATCTCAAAGATCTTAAAGAAGTGCAGCGACCAAATATTGTTAAAGAAATTGACATAGCGCGTGATTATGGGGATTTGAAGGAAAATGCAGAATATCATGCCGCAAAAGAAAAACAATTGTTTATCGAAGCGCGTATCAATGAATTAACTCTCCTGCTTGCTAATGCGCAAATTATTGATCCATCGACTTTAAGTCACGATAAGGTGAGTTTTGGTAGTAGTGTAAAAATTTTAAATCTTGATACGGAAAAAACTTTTTGTTATACAATTGTAGGAGTAGTAGAGAGTGATCCTTCTAGAGGACTTATTTCGATAGCCTCACCGATTGCTAAAAATTTGATTGGTAAAAGCGTGGGAGATGAGGTGAGTATTGTTTTACCAAGTGGCGAAACAGATTTTGAAATTTTAGAGGTTTTTTATAAGCCTATTGAGTTTGAAGTATGA
- the dut gene encoding dUTP diphosphatase, whose amino-acid sequence MKVKIKKIDQKAIIPSYQTQGAAGFDFHSIEDIVIKAGERGVVKTGLAMQLPEGYELQVRPRSGLALKHGITVLNTPGTIDSDYRGEIMVILINHSQEDFRISRGDRVAQGVITQYNIAEFLECEELDHTQRDDNGFGSTGIKG is encoded by the coding sequence ATGAAAGTAAAAATTAAGAAAATAGATCAAAAAGCAATAATTCCATCTTATCAGACACAGGGTGCGGCAGGGTTTGATTTTCATTCTATTGAGGATATTGTAATAAAAGCAGGTGAAAGAGGGGTTGTAAAAACAGGGTTAGCAATGCAACTTCCAGAAGGCTATGAACTTCAAGTGCGACCAAGAAGTGGATTAGCACTAAAACATGGCATAACAGTTTTAAATACACCGGGCACGATTGATAGTGATTATCGTGGAGAAATTATGGTGATTTTAATCAATCATTCTCAAGAGGATTTTAGAATTTCTAGAGGTGATAGAGTTGCACAAGGTGTGATCACGCAGTATAATATAGCTGAATTTCTTGAGTGTGAGGAGCTAGATCATACACAAAGAGATGACAATGGCTTTGGAAGCACCGGAATTAAGGGGTAA
- a CDS encoding tetratricopeptide repeat protein, translating to MSLKQNLEHVKNEFKSDEKIFESAFKIERFFKKYKILLFVLLGVCIALFAYFQISGIIEENRAKKATEFYNKLLDEPNNQALREGLAKNSEELFLFFELSQAMKSGDEASLKKLEDSKNVLVAELAKYQNASLQKDLQALANVQIFSLQELARLQQAFLLIQNNQVKEAHELLQSIQEDSLLKDVIKILLHYKNEDKK from the coding sequence ATGAGTTTGAAACAAAATTTAGAGCATGTAAAAAATGAATTTAAAAGTGATGAAAAAATTTTTGAAAGTGCATTTAAAATTGAACGATTTTTTAAAAAATATAAAATACTTTTGTTTGTATTGCTAGGGGTATGTATTGCACTATTTGCGTATTTTCAAATCTCTGGGATAATAGAGGAAAATAGAGCAAAAAAAGCTACGGAATTTTATAATAAATTATTAGATGAGCCGAATAATCAGGCACTTAGAGAAGGTTTGGCAAAAAACTCTGAAGAATTGTTTTTATTTTTTGAGTTATCGCAGGCTATGAAAAGTGGAGATGAAGCAAGTCTAAAAAAATTGGAAGATTCTAAAAATGTTTTAGTTGCGGAGTTGGCAAAGTATCAAAATGCTTCTTTACAAAAAGATTTGCAAGCATTAGCAAATGTACAGATTTTTTCTTTACAAGAACTTGCAAGGCTTCAACAAGCATTCTTATTGATTCAAAATAATCAAGTTAAAGAAGCGCATGAGTTATTGCAAAGTATTCAAGAAGATTCCTTGCTTAAAGATGTAATAAAAATACTTTTGCATTACAAAAATGAGGATAAAAAATAA
- a CDS encoding type III pantothenate kinase, whose product MILCDIGNTYLHFYNQRNIWKVAPQNLKKDFLDSEVYYISVCPKNEEKLLRIHKQCFDIGSFVKLDTVYQGMGVDRRAACLSIFDGIVVDAGSAITIDVMHEGMHLGGCILPGLCSYAQSYEMISDALKKPIKTSVSLEELPQNTQDAMSFGILKSIKLLVQNMAKNKKIFLTGGDGKFFSTIFENSIYDEMLIFRGMEKILENMQKGV is encoded by the coding sequence ATGATATTGTGTGATATTGGTAATACTTATTTACATTTTTATAATCAGCGTAATATTTGGAAGGTGGCACCTCAGAATCTTAAAAAAGATTTTTTAGATTCTGAGGTTTATTATATTAGTGTATGCCCAAAAAATGAGGAAAAATTATTAAGAATCCATAAGCAATGTTTTGATATTGGCTCATTTGTCAAGCTTGATACCGTGTATCAAGGTATGGGAGTGGATAGGAGAGCAGCTTGTTTGAGTATTTTTGATGGGATTGTTGTTGATGCAGGGAGTGCGATTACAATTGATGTAATGCATGAGGGTATGCATCTTGGAGGGTGTATTTTACCGGGTTTGTGTAGTTATGCTCAATCTTATGAAATGATTTCAGATGCCTTAAAAAAGCCGATAAAAACTTCAGTATCTCTTGAAGAGTTGCCACAAAATACGCAAGATGCCATGAGCTTTGGAATCTTAAAAAGTATTAAGCTTTTGGTGCAGAATATGGCTAAGAATAAAAAGATTTTTTTGACAGGGGGGGATGGCAAGTTCTTCTCTACAATATTTGAAAATAGTATTTATGATGAAATGTTAATTTTTAGGGGAATGGAAAAAATTCTTGAAAATATGCAAAAGGGAGTGTGA
- the hisG gene encoding ATP phosphoribosyltransferase, whose protein sequence is MITIALPKGRVAEDTLKIFSRIFGENFVFSDRKLILEIGELRFLLVRNQDVPTYVYYQAADIGIVGLDVLEEQNLDVLRLLDLGIGKCKIVVGSEINKPIDYTKSQIKIATKMPKITRGFFSKKAIAVDVIKLYGSIELAPLVGLADGIVDIVETGSTMRQNNLEIDQVIMESSVFLIANKNSFLTKKSKILTLQEQIKAHL, encoded by the coding sequence ATGATTACCATTGCTTTGCCTAAGGGAAGAGTTGCAGAAGACACATTGAAAATTTTTTCGCGTATTTTTGGAGAAAATTTTGTTTTTAGTGATAGGAAATTGATTTTAGAAATTGGTGAATTGCGTTTTTTATTGGTGCGAAATCAAGATGTCCCTACTTATGTGTATTATCAAGCAGCAGATATTGGAATTGTGGGGCTTGATGTTTTAGAAGAACAAAATTTAGATGTCTTAAGGCTTTTGGATTTAGGAATTGGAAAGTGTAAAATTGTAGTGGGTTCAGAGATTAATAAGCCTATTGATTACACAAAATCACAAATTAAAATCGCTACTAAAATGCCAAAGATTACGCGTGGTTTTTTTTCTAAAAAAGCAATAGCAGTTGATGTGATTAAGCTGTATGGTTCTATTGAACTTGCACCATTAGTGGGACTAGCAGATGGGATTGTGGATATTGTAGAAACTGGCAGCACAATGCGACAAAACAATTTAGAGATTGATCAGGTGATTATGGAATCTAGTGTATTTTTGATTGCAAATAAAAATAGTTTTTTAACAAAAAAAAGTAAGATTTTAACTTTACAAGAACAGATTAAGGCACATTTATGA
- a CDS encoding sulfite exporter TauE/SafE family protein, with the protein MLDYFAIFTMALLMSFSHCVGMCGGIVVAYSMKLNQMSFYKKIYMHLFYNFGRLSMYVLIGLVCGILGQKISVSRQVSGYFLILLGALMMLFAVFFVFYPKVLAKLEPNISQNQFFKKLFSYFLHYGGGVGIYFLGILNGLLPCGMIYYFASLALSAGGVLDGMGVMVVFGIATMLPLMILGIFVGFGISSICKKFFLCLSFIFMMGFGMMNIYKGVQKLNTQNHQEHHMHHH; encoded by the coding sequence ATGTTGGATTATTTTGCCATTTTTACTATGGCATTGTTAATGTCCTTTTCTCATTGTGTTGGGATGTGTGGCGGAATTGTTGTAGCTTATAGTATGAAACTAAATCAAATGAGTTTTTATAAAAAAATTTATATGCATTTGTTTTATAATTTTGGACGTTTGAGTATGTATGTACTTATTGGCCTTGTTTGTGGAATTTTGGGGCAAAAAATTAGTGTTAGTAGACAAGTTAGTGGATATTTTTTAATTTTATTAGGTGCGTTAATGATGCTATTTGCAGTATTTTTTGTTTTTTATCCAAAAGTGCTTGCAAAATTAGAGCCAAATATTTCACAAAATCAATTTTTTAAAAAGCTTTTTTCTTATTTTTTGCATTATGGAGGGGGTGTTGGAATCTATTTTTTAGGTATCTTAAATGGACTTTTGCCTTGTGGTATGATTTACTATTTTGCAAGTTTAGCATTGTCTGCTGGAGGGGTTCTTGATGGTATGGGAGTAATGGTAGTTTTTGGTATCGCAACAATGTTACCCTTGATGATTTTAGGGATTTTTGTAGGATTTGGAATTAGCAGTATTTGTAAAAAATTTTTTTTGTGTTTAAGTTTTATTTTTATGATGGGTTTTGGTATGATGAACATTTATAAAGGTGTGCAGAAACTAAATACACAAAATCATCAAGAACATCATATGCATCATCATTAG
- a CDS encoding D-glycero-alpha-D-manno-heptose-1,7-bisphosphate 7-phosphatase — protein sequence MDLKAVFFDRDGVVNKDFGYVYKQEDFIFLEGIFEVLEFFKKRGYLLILVTNQSGIGMGYYTIEDFKELSQYMQKEIKKRLRFNFDGIYFCPHTAQEECLCRKPNPGMIQKAIKDFKINVSESILIGDRIRDIEAAHHAGIKYKILLQNAVYQEDIKTLTKENIEYCFQAKYLKEIVNIISNEVR from the coding sequence GTGGATTTGAAAGCGGTATTTTTTGATAGAGATGGCGTTGTAAATAAGGATTTTGGCTATGTGTATAAGCAAGAGGACTTTATTTTTTTGGAGGGAATTTTTGAAGTTTTAGAATTTTTTAAAAAAAGGGGATATTTGTTGATTTTAGTAACCAATCAATCTGGGATTGGTATGGGATATTATACGATTGAAGATTTTAAGGAGTTGTCACAATATATGCAAAAAGAGATTAAAAAACGATTGCGTTTTAACTTTGATGGAATTTATTTTTGTCCGCATACAGCCCAAGAAGAATGTTTGTGTCGTAAGCCTAATCCTGGCATGATACAAAAGGCAATTAAAGATTTTAAGATTAATGTTTCAGAAAGTATTTTGATCGGAGATCGTATTAGGGATATTGAAGCTGCACATCACGCAGGGATAAAATATAAAATTTTGTTGCAAAATGCAGTGTATCAAGAAGATATAAAAACTCTTACAAAAGAAAATATTGAATATTGTTTTCAAGCTAAATATTTAAAAGAGATTGTTAATATTATTTCAAATGAGGTGCGATAA
- the rfaD gene encoding ADP-glyceromanno-heptose 6-epimerase: protein MDFNYKTIVITGGAGFIGSNLAMYLQEHYPSARIIIFDKFRTGEKFESGNFTSLGHFKNLIGFKGEIITGDINFKEDLKKIAQIDFDILYHHAAISDTTVMDQKLVMQTNYQAFLDILEIVLQKNAKMVYASSAGTYGNTKAPNIVGVGENPENVYGFSKLMMDMSVRSLLKNNPELPIVGLRFFNVYGEREFYKGKTASMILQLGLQALKEKKVRLFEFGEQRRDFVYIKDVILANILAASAKKGGIYNVGSGIARSYNDIVAYLKEVLGDFDVEYIPNPYKFFQTHTQADITEFYQDLGYQPKFDLKTGILSYIAEIKEIAKGL from the coding sequence ATGGATTTTAATTATAAAACAATTGTAATTACTGGTGGAGCAGGTTTTATAGGAAGTAACTTAGCAATGTATTTGCAAGAGCATTATCCTAGTGCAAGAATTATTATTTTTGATAAATTCCGTACAGGAGAGAAATTTGAAAGTGGTAATTTCACATCTCTTGGCCATTTTAAAAATCTTATTGGTTTTAAAGGGGAGATTATTACTGGAGATATTAATTTTAAAGAGGATTTAAAAAAAATTGCACAAATAGATTTTGATATTTTATATCATCATGCTGCAATTTCAGATACCACAGTGATGGATCAAAAGCTAGTGATGCAGACAAATTATCAAGCATTTTTAGATATTTTAGAAATTGTTTTGCAAAAAAATGCCAAGATGGTTTATGCCTCATCAGCTGGCACATATGGTAATACAAAAGCACCGAATATAGTGGGTGTTGGTGAGAATCCAGAAAATGTTTATGGATTTTCCAAACTCATGATGGATATGAGTGTACGATCGCTTTTGAAAAATAATCCAGAGTTACCTATTGTGGGTTTGAGGTTTTTTAATGTTTATGGTGAGAGGGAATTTTATAAAGGGAAAACTGCGTCAATGATTTTACAATTAGGTTTACAGGCATTGAAAGAAAAAAAGGTAAGATTGTTTGAATTTGGAGAGCAGAGGCGAGATTTTGTGTATATCAAGGATGTGATCTTGGCAAATATTCTTGCTGCATCTGCTAAAAAAGGGGGGATTTATAATGTGGGTAGTGGAATTGCAAGAAGCTATAATGATATCGTCGCATACTTAAAAGAGGTATTGGGTGATTTTGATGTGGAATATATTCCTAATCCCTATAAATTTTTTCAAACTCATACACAAGCAGATATTACAGAGTTTTATCAAGATTTGGGATATCAGCCAAAATTTGATCTAAAGACTGGAATTTTGAGTTATATTGCAGAAATTAAAGAAATTGCAAAAGGATTATAA
- the rfaE1 gene encoding D-glycero-beta-D-manno-heptose-7-phosphate kinase, translating into MLFTKKTPRILVIGDLMVDHYIWGESTRISPEAPVQVIDVKSENNRLGGACNVANNLASLGANVDICGVVGQDSMGDWLVKALDGIGVDIQHVIRDTSRPTTQKSRFLLGNQQVLRVDREIKNDISKALQEKIFFDLECRICDYDAIVLSDYNKGVLSKELIQKFISLAKSENKPILCDPKGRDFTKYKGATLLTPNKKEAQIASDIEIVDQKTLQECAKKIKQECNLTVSLITLSEDGIGILDKNDEICIVPTSAREVFDVTGAGDTVIAALAFCLAQKIDIYEACKFANAAAAVVVSKVGSATANLTEIEKILNPIVESKTKVISLNVLMEILHHQRKKVVFTNGCFDILHRGHVQYLEQARALGDLLVVGLNTDASVKRLKGEGRPINSQEDRALVLSGLESVDYIVYFDEDTPYHLIERIQPDFLVKGADYKDKEIVGSEFAKEVVLMDYVENRSTTNLIKKIRG; encoded by the coding sequence ATGTTATTTACTAAAAAAACACCTAGAATTTTAGTAATTGGTGATTTAATGGTGGATCATTATATTTGGGGTGAGAGTACGAGAATATCTCCCGAAGCACCTGTGCAAGTGATTGATGTAAAAAGTGAGAATAATCGCTTAGGTGGTGCTTGTAATGTGGCAAATAACCTAGCAAGTCTTGGGGCTAATGTCGATATTTGTGGAGTTGTTGGGCAAGATAGTATGGGGGATTGGCTTGTAAAAGCGTTAGATGGTATTGGTGTGGATATTCAGCATGTTATTCGTGATACAAGCCGTCCTACAACACAAAAATCACGCTTTTTGCTTGGGAATCAACAAGTTTTACGCGTAGATCGAGAAATTAAAAATGATATTTCTAAAGCTTTGCAAGAAAAAATATTTTTTGATTTGGAGTGTAGAATTTGTGATTATGATGCAATTGTTTTGTCAGATTACAATAAAGGGGTACTAAGTAAAGAATTGATACAAAAATTCATTTCTTTAGCAAAAAGTGAAAATAAGCCAATTTTATGCGATCCTAAGGGGAGGGATTTTACAAAATATAAAGGTGCAACCTTGTTAACACCAAATAAAAAAGAAGCACAAATTGCTAGTGATATAGAAATTGTTGATCAAAAAACTCTCCAAGAATGTGCCAAAAAAATCAAACAAGAGTGTAATTTGACAGTGTCTTTGATTACACTTAGTGAAGATGGAATTGGGATACTTGATAAAAATGATGAGATTTGTATTGTGCCAACGAGTGCAAGAGAGGTTTTTGATGTGACAGGTGCGGGAGATACTGTAATTGCTGCTTTGGCATTTTGTCTTGCGCAAAAAATAGATATTTATGAAGCTTGTAAATTTGCTAATGCTGCTGCTGCCGTGGTTGTAAGTAAAGTGGGAAGTGCTACTGCAAATTTAACGGAAATTGAAAAGATTTTAAATCCTATCGTAGAATCTAAGACAAAAGTTATCTCTTTAAATGTGTTGATGGAAATTTTGCATCATCAACGCAAAAAAGTTGTTTTTACAAATGGTTGTTTTGATATTTTACATAGAGGTCATGTGCAATATTTGGAGCAGGCTAGGGCATTAGGGGATCTTTTAGTGGTAGGATTAAACACTGATGCTTCTGTAAAAAGATTAAAGGGGGAAGGACGTCCAATTAATTCTCAAGAGGATCGTGCTTTGGTGCTCTCTGGCCTTGAGAGTGTGGATTATATTGTGTATTTTGATGAAGATACGCCATATCATTTAATTGAGCGAATACAGCCTGATTTTTTGGTAAAGGGTGCAGATTATAAAGATAAAGAAATTGTGGGGAGTGAATTTGCTAAAGAGGTGGTATTGATGGATTATGTAGAAAATCGTTCAACCACCAATCTTATTAAAAAAATAAGAGGATAA
- the gmhA gene encoding D-sedoheptulose 7-phosphate isomerase: MIKFIEEELGKHLDVAQNMQKMFPEILKVLELLEGVLKNGNKILICGNGGSAGDSQHFAAELTGRYKKERKAMAAIALNTDTSALTAIGNDYGYEHVFSRQVEALASAGDVLFGISTSGNSKNVILAMQAAKNKQCHTVALSGRNGGEMKNLADLNLIVPSDDTPRIQEMHIFIIHTLCGLLERDY, translated from the coding sequence ATGATAAAATTTATAGAAGAGGAATTGGGTAAACATTTAGATGTTGCGCAAAATATGCAGAAGATGTTTCCTGAAATATTAAAAGTTTTAGAACTTTTAGAAGGTGTATTAAAAAATGGCAATAAAATATTGATTTGTGGTAATGGTGGAAGTGCAGGAGATTCTCAACATTTTGCTGCAGAACTTACAGGGCGTTATAAAAAAGAAAGAAAAGCGATGGCTGCAATAGCGCTAAATACTGATACTTCTGCTCTTACTGCTATCGGAAATGATTATGGGTATGAACATGTATTTTCTAGACAAGTAGAGGCATTAGCAAGTGCTGGAGATGTGTTATTTGGAATTTCAACAAGTGGGAATTCCAAAAATGTAATTTTAGCAATGCAAGCAGCAAAAAATAAGCAATGTCATACAGTTGCCTTAAGTGGAAGAAATGGGGGAGAAATGAAAAATCTAGCTGATTTAAATCTTATTGTGCCTAGTGATGATACACCAAGAATTCAAGAAATGCATATTTTTATTATTCATACGCTTTGTGGATTGTTAGAAAGGGATTATTAA
- a CDS encoding tetratricopeptide repeat protein: MFSKKILSFLILISSFCYTETLADAKRYIDEKQYQKAFDIYQEYCDKNNAPACLSLGILYSDGKGVRQDYKIAADYLERACEGRQAVGCRLLGAIYYEGKNGIKKNAKLGAELYEKACNGKDAVSCLTAGILYHDGKRGVTKNEHKGITLYEKACEGNIPFGCYLIGMVYYEGKNVKQDNEKAISLLKKACDGSNSFACLALGDIYAKGKDVKQNLLTAKEYYGIVCDIGEQEGCDKYRELNEKGY; the protein is encoded by the coding sequence ATGTTTAGTAAAAAAATCTTGTCTTTTTTAATTTTAATTTCATCTTTTTGTTATACAGAGACACTAGCAGATGCAAAAAGATATATTGATGAAAAACAATACCAAAAAGCATTTGATATCTATCAAGAATATTGCGACAAAAATAATGCTCCTGCATGCTTATCTTTAGGAATTTTATATTCTGATGGAAAAGGTGTACGACAAGATTATAAAATTGCAGCCGATTATTTAGAGAGGGCTTGTGAAGGTAGACAAGCAGTTGGCTGCAGATTGCTTGGTGCAATTTATTATGAAGGCAAAAATGGAATCAAAAAAAATGCAAAACTAGGCGCAGAACTTTATGAAAAAGCTTGCAACGGAAAAGATGCTGTAAGTTGTCTTACTGCAGGAATTTTATACCACGATGGCAAAAGGGGAGTTACAAAAAATGAACACAAAGGGATTACACTTTATGAAAAAGCTTGTGAAGGAAATATTCCTTTTGGATGCTATCTTATTGGAATGGTATATTATGAAGGCAAAAATGTTAAACAAGATAATGAAAAAGCCATTAGTCTCCTCAAAAAAGCTTGCGATGGTTCTAATTCCTTTGCCTGCTTAGCATTGGGTGATATTTACGCAAAAGGAAAAGATGTTAAACAAAATCTCTTAACTGCAAAAGAATACTATGGTATAGTCTGCGATATTGGTGAACAAGAAGGTTGTGATAAATACAGAGAACTTAATGAGAAAGGGTATTAA